Below is a window of Ignavibacteria bacterium DNA.
ATTTTGGTCAAATCCCCAATTACCTGCAGCAGCGTTGTTGTTTTGTCTGTATGATCTAAACATAGGAAGACCATCAACTCTTGAAAAACCTAAAAATTCTAAAACACCAAGTTTATTACCTGTTGGAGGAGTTGTTGTAGGTTCAAATACGTTAGTGAATGAACCACCAGTTAAAGTAACAAATACTCTTTTATCTAATCCACCAATAAGTTCTTTAGTTGTTAAAACACCAAGTGTATATGTTAATTGGTTTAAAAGAGTTGTTTTATCAGTAACATTTAACTTGAAAACAAGTGGTTGTTCATCACCATCTAAATTACCATGACCTTGTGGATTGTTATCGTATTTAAAATCTACGAATAACAATTCTAATCTTGGTGAAGAAGCTGGTTTTACTGCAACAAGGTCAAGACCAATTGTTTGAGCAGCAATTTTCATTGATACTGGAAGTAAGTTTTGAGCTACATCACCTGAACCGATAGCACCTGTAGTTACAGGAGCACCTGTACCTGTGTAAGTGTTTGTGCCACCATAAAGACCAGCACCACCGATAACGGGAGCTTGAACATTACCCATACCATAAATGTTACCTAATGTGCTATAAGCAACATTTTCATTAAGCTGATGCATTTCAGCATATTCAGCCATCCAAGTTCTTTTTTCAATATCACTTACTTGTAAGTGGTCAAGAACAGGAGCCCATTTTTTCAAAGCTTTTGCTTTATCTACGATAAAATTCATAATTTTAATTGTTTTTTTTTTATTATATATTAACTCAAAAATGTCATTTTTTTCCATTTTTATTGGTAATTAGGGTTTTACACATAACTACCTATTATATAATGAGTTAATATCCTAAATTTTTAATTTTTGAGATGAATGCATCTATTTGTTCATCTGATAGAGAAGTATTATCTACAACTCTGTTTTCGTTAAGAATCTGTTTACTTTCATTAATCTTAGTATAAGATTCTAGTCTTCTGCTCTCCCAGAATTTTTCCATTCTTGATGGAGTAGTTAAATCAGGGTAAAGTTTTGCAGAATTGATTATACTCTTTTTGTAATTTTCGTTCAACTTTTCCCATATAGGTTTTAATTCTGAAGGCATATTTTCAATCAATACATCTTCAAATGTTTTTTGAACTGAAAGAGCATTTTTAATAGCATAAAGTACTTGATTTTCTGTGTAGATAGGTTCTTTACTTTCGTTTATTGTAAAGATAACTTTTTCTTTATCTTCACTTGTAAGTCCGTACCATGCTTTTTTGTTCTTTTCTGTTAGGAATTGAACAAAATGTGGTTCTTGATTTTCAGAAGCTTTACGTTTTTTAGTTTCTGTAATTAAGTTACCAATGTATGATTTTAATGAATTTTCGGTTTCCATAATTCTATCACCAATAAGGTTAACTTTACTTTCATGTACTTCTACTAATTCATTATTGTCAGCCATTTTAACTACTAATATACCTGTTGAAGGATTTGAAGCAAGAATTTCACCTGTTCTATCTTCAATAGATACTGTTGCACCAGGAACTAATTGTACTTGTGCACCAACTGGTTCGCCTTCAATTGAATCAGGCATTTCACTATCAATTTCATTTGGTTGTGATTGAACTTGATTTTTTGGTTGTGATTGAACTTGATTTTTTGGTTGTGATTGAATTTGATTTTTTGGTTGTGATTGAACTTGATCTTTTGGTTGTGATTGAACTTGATCTTTTGGTTGTGATTGAACCTGAACTTTTAGTTGTGCTTGAGTTTGTACAGGTTCATCATCAGTTTCATCTGGTTCTTGTATTTGTGATTTTTGAATGAAATCATCGTCTTCATCATAATACTTGTCTATATCAGAAACTTGTCTCATGTTAGGAATTTGCATTTGATTTCCAGCTTCAAAAATTTTTGAACTTTTAATAGATTCAATTGTGTTGTCAAGACCTTCAGCAATATAATTCATATATGCCTGTGTATCTGAAACATTTTCAGCAATGTATTCTGAATAAGCAATGTTGTTATCAACATGCTCAGCAATGTATTCTGGCATAAGCAATGTTGTTATCAACATGCTCAGCAATATATTCTGCATAAGCAATGTTGTTGTCTAAGTTCTCAGCAAGATATTCAGAATAAGCAATATTCTTATCGAGATTTTCAGCAAGATATTCAGAGTATGCTATATTGTTATCAAGATTTTCTGCAATATATTCACTATATGCAATATTTTTATCAAGATTTTCTGCAAGATATTCTGAATAATCAATAGATTTTTCAATATTTTCTGCTAAATAATCAGAAAATTGAATATTTTTATTAACATGTTCTGCTATATATTCTGAAAAATCAATATTTTTATCTAATATTTCTGCAATATATTCAGAATAGTTAATGTTTTTATCAAGTTGTTCAGCAAGGTATTCTGAATACTTAATAGCTTTTTCCAAATTCTCAGCTAAATAATCATTATGCTTAGTGAGTTTTTCGGTAATTTCTTTTATTGACTTGTTTTCATTTACAACAATTTGAATACTATCAGCCAAATAATCAAGATATTTAGCAACTTTGTTTTGTTGCTCTAATAAGGTTTCATAAGACTCAGATAATTTTATAATTTGATCAGGTTCAACTTTTCCATTTTTTACACTTTCTGTAAGAAGATATTTTACTTTTTCTAATTCTTCTTTTAAATACTCTGAGTATTCAACCATTTGTGCTTTTGTAACAAAATCATTTTGGTTCATGTTGAATAATTCATTAATTTTTGACTCATCAGATATGTCGTATATCCTAAAGTTAGTTTCTTTTGTTTTAAATCCTAAAGATTCGTTTAATGTCTTTACCTCCATTCTAGCTGAACCGAAACCTGGATCAGCAACAGCATCATAGGTAAATAATTTTTTAACAGTAACGGTTCCATCTGATTCAGTAATACCAGCAGCTCTACTTGAAACAAAAATAGGGCAACCATCTTCGACTAATGCTTTAGCCTCCTTGCCCCAATGTGTGTTTAACAATCTAATTTCACCATCTACTCTATTCTTTTCTTTATTATAAAAAAGTTTTTCAATAGTATGTGAAATTCTTTGTAAACTTGTATCAAATACGTCTGGATGATCAAACTCACCATATACAGCACCTAATGTATTCTTACGTTCTATCAATTCATTAAGATGTGGTAAGAATTTTTCTGCAGTATAGATTCTTTCATTACGATTCATAACATCAAATTCGGTGAAAATACCTGATAGTCGATATTCTTTATTACCTTTACTATCAATCTTTACACCTTCATTAAGTTTTAAACCATTTGTGTTATTCTCTACAATTAGAACATACTTGTTTGGTTTTACCATAGTTTATTTATTATTTTTTTATTATATATTAACCTAAAAAACAGTTATTTTTCCATTTTATAAGAAATCAAAAAAAAAAGACCCTCCGAAAGGGTCTTATAATATATGTTATTAGAATGAAAATTGTGATTGTCCACCACTTTCTTGTCCACCACCTTGTGGAGGTGATTGTCCGCCTTGTGCACCCATTTGGGTACTACCTTGCATTCCACCTTGCATTCCACTAACACCTTCACTAGCATTAGCACTACTATCAACAAGTTTATATTTCTTGTTTTCGGTAATATCAGCGTCAGTAAATTTCATAATTTTGCGAATAATCCATTCAACATGTAGATATGGTTTACCCTCAGCATCTTGTAAATTTGAACTTAATGTAGAAGCAATTTCGGCTCTTTTTTGTAAGTTGTTTAAAAATTTCCATTCTTCAAATAATTCGTTTTTATTAAATATAACTTGTATTGAAGCGTGAAATAGATTATCATCTTTCAATTCAGGAAAATCCATAATCATCTGAATCTTCAAAGGTTTAACGATTATTTCTTTGAAAATAGTTCTTAATCTCTTAATATAATTTTGGAATTTAATTTCATGTCTTGTCATTTCAGCAGTATCATTAAATAAATTTCCACCACCAGCATCGTCATCAAATCTACTGAAAGGAAGTTTTGAAGCTCTTTTTAAGTTTTTGAAAAACCAAGTAAGCATTGAATCTTCATTCAAATCTGTGCCTTGTGCTGTGACTATTTCTACTGTTGGAGTACCTAAATCAGAACTTGGGAACCAAAAATCTTTTGAGTGAGGAATATTGGTTGAACCATTTATTGATACAGTACCCATTGTATCATCCCATTGTACATCTTCGTGATACTCTGACATCAATTCATATATTTGTTGTTCTGCTTGTTGTTTTGTTAAACCATTTGTAGGAATAATAAATTTTTTATAAATTGCTGCTTGATTAATATTGTAAAGTAATCTTGTTTGTTCCAACATTTTTAATTGATTATAAGGTCTAATCAAATTTTCAACGTAAGATGTTTCTGCAAATTCATTATTATTAGTATACGATATATATATAATCTGAGCATCTAATAAAACTCTTCTAATTTGTGGATTATCAGGATATTGTATCCAAACTATTGTACCAGAACCAGGATCAGTTGCAACAATAAGCGTCATGGGATCTATTGGTTGAAGGTCTATAATATTTTTTTGTTTGTTATCATAAACTATTTCATAAGCAATATAACCATCAATTAAAAAATTTTTAAAATAATTCCAAGCTGTTATACCATCACTAAAACCAAAATTTCTATAAATTTTATTGAAATTTTCTTGCCATCTTTGTTTTATAGAATTATCAAACTCATCTGGTAAATCTTTTAATTTGCAAAAATAATTATCATCATTGTATATAATTGTTTCATCAGCAATTTGAGTAATAAAATCTTTTATTTCATCTTTAATTGCATATTGTCTTAATATTTTTCTTTTATCAACATAGGCTCTATCAAGGTATGCTATAGATTTTCTATCAAGCATTTTTGATATAATTTTCTTAGAAAATATATCATACATATTGGTTGATAATGTTGTTTGTCCTTTTGGATCTTCATGTAAACCAATAGAGTACGTATTTTTAATAATCATATTTTCATAATCCATACCCCAATTGGATAAATTTCTAAGCATTCTGTTGAACATACCACGATTTTCAATAGTATTGCCTAAGTTGTTCATTGTGTTTTGGTTATTGTTAGTATACCTATTATATGATGGCATCTTTTTTTAAATTAATTTTAAGTATATATAAAATTATGTTAGTCTTTAAATAATTTTAATTTTTCTTTAAATAAAGCAACTTTTTTATGATATTCTATTGAATCTTCTTGATAAGATTCTATAAGTTTTTGATAATCTTCTAATATTTTTGACATTTTAATAGCATCTTCTCCAACCAATGATTTTTGTAACTCTATCATATTTTTTGAATTATGTCTTTTAAAATCAGCCATTATTATTTCTGGTGCAATTTTTACAGAACATAGATAGGATTTTTTAATTTTATAATTATTAGAAAAATCTTTGATAGAATAAGAAGTAATAGCCCAATTCATTTTATATTCTTTTAAAAGTTTATACATGAATTCAAAAGTCATAAAATTCATTGGTGGTTCTTCTCTTACGAATTCTTTTTGTGTTATTTTGTCAAGTTTTTCTTTTCCTGCTTTAAATATTTTATTGAATATAGCAATTTTGAATTTTGGGGGTAGGTATTCTAAATTAATAGCATATAATATATGATTATTTTTAATAACTTTATAATCTAATGCTAATATTGGACACCAAATATAATTTCCATTATAATTATATTGTATTAAATAGAAACGACCAGGAATTAATTTATCTGGTTTAATTTCCATAATCTCTTTCATATTTGGTTGTTGTCTAAGTTTTATTAGTTTATCGGTCAAATTTTTTATCATGTTAGTTATAGATCCATTCATACCGATAAGACCGTACATGTAACTTTCAAAATCTCTAAACATTCCCATATTACATTATGTTGTTTTGTTTTAAATGTATTTCGGTTAATATTATGAATTTAAATCCATTTTTTTCACAC
It encodes the following:
- a CDS encoding portal protein, with the translated sequence MNNLGNTIENRGMFNRMLRNLSNWGMDYENMIIKNTYSIGLHEDPKGQTTLSTNMYDIFSKKIISKMLDRKSIAYLDRAYVDKRKILRQYAIKDEIKDFITQIADETIIYNDDNYFCKLKDLPDEFDNSIKQRWQENFNKIYRNFGFSDGITAWNYFKNFLIDGYIAYEIVYDNKQKNIIDLQPIDPMTLIVATDPGSGTIVWIQYPDNPQIRRVLLDAQIIYISYTNNNEFAETSYVENLIRPYNQLKMLEQTRLLYNINQAAIYKKFIIPTNGLTKQQAEQQIYELMSEYHEDVQWDDTMGTVSINGSTNIPHSKDFWFPSSDLGTPTVEIVTAQGTDLNEDSMLTWFFKNLKRASKLPFSRFDDDAGGGNLFNDTAEMTRHEIKFQNYIKRLRTIFKEIIVKPLKIQMIMDFPELKDDNLFHASIQVIFNKNELFEEWKFLNNLQKRAEIASTLSSNLQDAEGKPYLHVEWIIRKIMKFTDADITENKKYKLVDSSANASEGVSGMQGGMQGSTQMGAQGGQSPPQGGGQESGGQSQFSF